In Candidatus Methylomirabilis sp., the DNA window GACCTATACCGTCAAGTTCCGGGTCCTCTCCGTCGACGGACATGTCGTGGAAGACCAGTTCCCGTTCACCATCCGGGAAAGCCAGTGACTGGGCTGCTGATCCTGATCCGCTTCGTCCACCTGGGGGCGTTGACCCTCCTGATCGGGACCTTCGCCTTCCTCCTCCTCGTCGGCCGCCCGGCGTTCCGCAGGGCCGGCGCGACCCGGGCGCCGGACCTCGAGCGCTTTGACCGGCTGCTGCTGGCGGTGGCGGAGTGGAGCCTCCTGACCGCCTTCGCGTCCGCCCTCGCCTGGCTGGGGCTGCAGGCAGCCATCGCCAGCGGCCGGCCGCTCGGCGAGGCCCTCACGCTCGAGACCGTCGGCACCGTCCTGACGGGGACGAACTTCGGCCGCGTCTGGGAGGTCCGGCTCGCCCTGATCGCCCTGCTGGCGTGGTTCCTGTTCTTCCGGGAACACGAGCAGGACGACCGGGACTGGACCGCCGTCCGGCTGGAAGGGGTGCTGCTCGCGGGAGGCCTCGCCGTCGCCCTGACCTGGGCCGGGCACGCCGCGGCGACGACAGGAAGGTGGCGCCTCCTCCACCAGGGGTCCGACGCCCTTCACCTGCTCGCCGTGGGGGTCTGGCTCGGGGGGCTCTGCCCCCTCGCGGTCCTCCTCCGGTGGGCCGGGCGCTCCCCGGACCCGTCCTGGACAGCCGTCGCCCGGGAGGCGACCCGCCGCTTCTCCCTGGTCGGTCTCGGCAGCGTCGCCGTCCTCGTCCTGACCGGCCTGGTGAACACCTGGACCCTGGTCGGGAGCGTCCCGCGGCTGGTCGGCACCCCCTATGGCCGCTTGCTCCTCCTCAAGCTCGCGCTCCTCCTCCCCCTCATCGGGATCGCGGCCGTCAACCTCCTGCGGCTCAAGCCCACCCTCCTCGCTCATACCCCCGAGGGGGGCGCGGGGACGAGCGCCGCGATCATGCGCCGACTCGCCCGGAACGTGATCGCCGAGGCGGGCCTGGGCGCGGCGGTGCTCCTGGTCGTCGGCGCCCTGGGGATCACGCCTCCCGCCCTGCACGCCCAGCCCACCTGGCCGTTCGCCTTCCGGCTGAGCTGGGAGGTCAACAAAGACGTCCCTGGGGTCCCGCTTGCGATCGGGGTCGGGGTCGCGGGGGCGCTGCTGGGCGCGGCGGCGCTGGGGTCCGCCGCCCTTAGCGGACGGCTCCGCCCGTGGGCCATCGGCGCCGGACTCGCCCTCTGGGCCGGCACGATCCCGGTCCCCCTCCGCTACCTCGCGGTGGACGCCTATCCGACCACCTACCTCCGGACGCCGGTCCCCTACAACGCGATCTCCATTGCGAGCGGCCAGCACCTCTACCAACAGAACTGTGCGGTATGCCACGGCGCGGGCGGCTACGGGGATGGCCCGGTCCTCCGGGGAATCGCCTCGACCCGGCCGGACCTCACCGCCCCGCACACCGCCCTGCATACGGCCGGCGACCTGTTCTGGTGGGTCACCAACGGGATCCCCGGGACGCAGATGCCCCCCTTCCAGGGCCACCTGACCGAGCAGGACCGGTGGGACCTCATCAACTTCCTCCGGGCCCTCTCCGCCGCGGAGCAGGCCCGGACGCTCACCCCCCTCGTGGAGCCGACCCCGTGGTGCGTCGCCCCGGACTTCACCTTCGGATCTGGCGTCGGGGCCGGGCAGACCCTCAAGGACTTCCGGGGCCGGGCGATCATCCACCTGGTCCTCTTCACCCTGCCGGGCTCGCTCCCGCGCCTCGAGCGACTCGACGCCGCCGCGCCGCAGATCGGCCGGTGGGGTGCCCGCACCCTGGCTGTCCCCATGCGCGACGCCCCCCGGATCTACCGGAGGCTCGGGGCCCGCGCGGCGACCCTGCCGCTCGCGGTGGAGGGGAGCGAGGAGATCGTCGAGACCTACGCCCTCTTCCGGAGGACACTGGCCGCGGAGGGCGTCCCCCCGGTCCCCTCCCACATGGAGTTCCTCGTGGACCGACAGGGCTACCTCCGGGCCCGGTGGATTCCGGGTCAGGACGGGGGCTGGGAGGACCTCTCGCGCCTCCTCCATGAGATCGGGTGGCTCGACAACGAGGCCCCGAAAGCGGCGGCCCCGGACGAGCACGTCCACTGACGCCTATGCGCCTCTACAAGGTCGTGGTGCTGGTCAACCTCGCGCTCGGCGTGGGGGTCCTGGTCGGCTACCATTGGTGGGGCCAGGAGACAGAGCGGCTGCGGCGGGAGCTGGACGTCGCCCGGCAGGCGACGCGGCCCAGTGCCGGCGGCGAGCACGCCTGGTCCATGCGAGGGATCATCCGAGCCGTCGCGCCGGAGCGGAAGTTCGTCATCATCACGCACGAGGAGATTCCCGGCCTGATGGGCGCGATGACGATGGCCTTTCCGACCACCGACGGGAAGCTCTTGCGGGGCCTCACCCCGGGGGACCGGGTCGAGTTCACTTTGAAAGCAGAGGGTGGAGAGCTCGTGCTGGTGGCGGTCCGGAAGGAAGCGAGCCCGTGAAGATCTGGTGGAAGTGGGTTGCCCTGGCGGCCCTCCCGGGGACCCTTGCTGCCCTGCCCGCGGCCGCAGGTCATGACACCGCAGCCTCCTATGTGGCCTTTCCAGCGGAACACGTGAAGCGCCTCCTGGATGCCGGGGCCCGGCTCGCCTTCATCGACCTCCGTCCTCCGGAGGAATTCAGCCGGGGGCGGCTGCCCGGTGCCCGGTCCGTTCCGCTCCGAGAGCTCCGCCGCCACTACGCCGAGGTGCCGCGCACCGGCCACGTGATCCTGTACTGCGCCTGCCCCTCCGAGGAGGTCCAGGCGGCCTACCGCTTCCTCCGGGACCAGGGCTACCGGAACCTGAGCATCCTGGAGGACGGGTTCTCCGGCTGGGTGACGCGGGGCTACCCGCTCGAGCGGTGAGGGCGGATGGGGACGTCCACGATGGAGCCTCCGCCGCGCGAGTCCGCGCAGATCCCGGCTCCCGTCCCCTCGGGCGGCAGGTCGGAGGGGTCAGCGCGCAGCCGACGGCCGCTTACGATGGCGATGCTGGCGGTCGCCGTCGCAAGCAGCCTGATCACAGGTGCCGCAGTGCTCTGGCCTCTCGTCTCCCGGGTGGCGACGGACCCGCAGCCGGACTACCGGGGGACCGGGGTGGTCGTGGAGCTCCTCCCCCCGCCTTCGCCCTTGCACTCGACGCGGCCGGTGATCATCATCCAGCACGATCCGCTCCCCGGTCTGATGGAGGAGGCGATGGCCATGCCCTTCCTCGCGGCCTCCACGCGGCTCTTCCGGGACCTGCGGCCCGGGGACCGGATCGCCTTCGGGCTCAAGGAGACCCCAGACGCACTGCTGGTCGTCTCGCTGGAGCGGCGCGACCGGTGAACGCCATGCCCGGCGGGTGGCTTGACGCCAGGCGGACGGCCATGAACGCTCACCTTGGTCGGTTTTTTGCAAGTGCCCGGTCGATGCAGGCGGCCGAGACCAGC includes these proteins:
- a CDS encoding copper-binding protein, coding for MAMLAVAVASSLITGAAVLWPLVSRVATDPQPDYRGTGVVVELLPPPSPLHSTRPVIIIQHDPLPGLMEEAMAMPFLAASTRLFRDLRPGDRIAFGLKETPDALLVVSLERRDR
- a CDS encoding copper-binding protein; this encodes MRLYKVVVLVNLALGVGVLVGYHWWGQETERLRRELDVARQATRPSAGGEHAWSMRGIIRAVAPERKFVIITHEEIPGLMGAMTMAFPTTDGKLLRGLTPGDRVEFTLKAEGGELVLVAVRKEASP
- the copD gene encoding copper homeostasis membrane protein CopD, with the translated sequence MTGLLILIRFVHLGALTLLIGTFAFLLLVGRPAFRRAGATRAPDLERFDRLLLAVAEWSLLTAFASALAWLGLQAAIASGRPLGEALTLETVGTVLTGTNFGRVWEVRLALIALLAWFLFFREHEQDDRDWTAVRLEGVLLAGGLAVALTWAGHAAATTGRWRLLHQGSDALHLLAVGVWLGGLCPLAVLLRWAGRSPDPSWTAVAREATRRFSLVGLGSVAVLVLTGLVNTWTLVGSVPRLVGTPYGRLLLLKLALLLPLIGIAAVNLLRLKPTLLAHTPEGGAGTSAAIMRRLARNVIAEAGLGAAVLLVVGALGITPPALHAQPTWPFAFRLSWEVNKDVPGVPLAIGVGVAGALLGAAALGSAALSGRLRPWAIGAGLALWAGTIPVPLRYLAVDAYPTTYLRTPVPYNAISIASGQHLYQQNCAVCHGAGGYGDGPVLRGIASTRPDLTAPHTALHTAGDLFWWVTNGIPGTQMPPFQGHLTEQDRWDLINFLRALSAAEQARTLTPLVEPTPWCVAPDFTFGSGVGAGQTLKDFRGRAIIHLVLFTLPGSLPRLERLDAAAPQIGRWGARTLAVPMRDAPRIYRRLGARAATLPLAVEGSEEIVETYALFRRTLAAEGVPPVPSHMEFLVDRQGYLRARWIPGQDGGWEDLSRLLHEIGWLDNEAPKAAAPDEHVH
- a CDS encoding rhodanese-like domain-containing protein, with the protein product MKIWWKWVALAALPGTLAALPAAAGHDTAASYVAFPAEHVKRLLDAGARLAFIDLRPPEEFSRGRLPGARSVPLRELRRHYAEVPRTGHVILYCACPSEEVQAAYRFLRDQGYRNLSILEDGFSGWVTRGYPLER